Proteins found in one Candidatus Nomurabacteria bacterium genomic segment:
- a CDS encoding AI-2E family transporter, translating to MIGRSRHTLPNWAPRLVGIVIASIVATIAAGYVLLQISNLLSWLLVSLFLSFALEPIVNQLVHRGWSRNIATSVVLLAFGGMAVVLVAAMIPLFVQQVTEVVKQSPDWLTSLLSTVNSVAGTNISSTDIIDKLSLSDQAVTNYVTNIANNVLGFGRQLLYVLLQVLAILLFTFYFVSDGPYLRRVICSFLSPRQQKIVLTTWEIAIEKTGGFMVSRIILGGISTVAHYIALTIIGVPFALPLAIWVGVVSQFLPIIGTYIAAALPLLVAVLQSPTDALVLMVFIVAYQQLENYILGPKIAAHTMELHPAVAFGAVIAGASIGGIIGAFVALPIAAMLQEIAIVYLNRNEVIESKLTETTTDSVLKNKTKP from the coding sequence ATGATAGGAAGATCACGCCACACACTTCCGAATTGGGCGCCGCGCCTCGTTGGTATTGTCATCGCATCAATTGTTGCTACAATCGCTGCTGGTTATGTGTTGCTACAAATATCTAACTTACTATCGTGGTTGCTTGTTTCGCTATTTTTGTCATTTGCACTCGAGCCGATTGTCAACCAACTGGTTCACCGTGGCTGGTCAAGAAATATCGCAACATCGGTTGTGTTGCTGGCATTTGGAGGTATGGCAGTGGTGCTAGTTGCTGCGATGATACCACTATTCGTTCAACAAGTGACTGAGGTAGTAAAGCAATCACCAGACTGGCTTACCTCTCTACTTTCTACTGTTAATTCAGTCGCAGGAACGAACATTTCATCAACAGACATAATAGATAAATTATCTTTAAGTGATCAGGCGGTAACGAATTATGTAACTAACATAGCTAACAATGTGCTAGGCTTTGGAAGACAACTGTTGTATGTATTGTTACAAGTGCTAGCGATATTATTATTTACGTTTTATTTCGTGTCTGATGGACCATATTTACGTAGGGTGATTTGTTCTTTCTTGTCACCAAGACAACAAAAAATCGTGCTTACTACCTGGGAAATTGCCATAGAAAAAACTGGTGGCTTTATGGTGTCACGGATTATTCTTGGTGGAATATCAACCGTAGCACACTATATTGCACTTACTATAATTGGTGTGCCATTTGCTTTACCACTGGCAATATGGGTTGGGGTTGTATCCCAGTTTTTACCAATTATAGGTACGTATATTGCAGCAGCACTACCGTTATTGGTGGCGGTATTACAGAGCCCAACAGATGCTCTTGTGTTGATGGTCTTTATTGTGGCGTATCAACAGCTAGAAAACTACATATTGGGACCTAAGATAGCAGCACATACAATGGAACTTCACCCGGCTGTTGCATTTGGTGCGGTGATAGCCGGCGCAAGCATCGGCGGAATTATTGGTGCGTTTGTTGCGCTACCAATTGCCGCAATGCTCCAAGAGATAGCCATTGTATACTTAAATAGGAATGAGGTCATTGAATCTAAGCTTACCGAAACAACAACTGATAGTGTGTTAAAAAACAAAACCAAGCCATAA
- a CDS encoding AI-2E family transporter, which produces MSSKVQSSPINQKVIITAVIISVICLMLFLQNYFILITLAAILAFLFNPIYRWFLVKFKDRKGSAVSMTVVVMFITVAIPVSLLITVTVAQAIELVNNIQSTTSTGSFSDAVDNAVNSLNDQAARLPFVSTNPLSSDKVISWLQDNASTIINTSVDLIKGFAGGIANFFTMLIIFLFVFSSLLKNQKELMKMLNEINPLGETLNKLYLKRMGDMTSAMVKGQFAIAVAQGLSGTLSLWIIGFDYLAFWFFLLTFLSIIPLGGGIILIPLGIVLILTGNVWQGVFLLAWHFIITTNIDNIMRPKFVPKSARMDPALTILSVFAGIGIFGFLGIVIGPVIMIVILSTIQIYLEYKRKYMKA; this is translated from the coding sequence ATGAGTTCTAAAGTACAATCCTCACCCATAAATCAAAAAGTAATCATCACTGCCGTTATTATTAGCGTGATATGCTTAATGCTATTTTTGCAAAACTATTTTATATTAATTACGCTTGCTGCAATTTTAGCCTTTTTATTTAACCCTATATATAGGTGGTTTTTAGTTAAGTTTAAGGACAGAAAAGGTAGCGCGGTGAGTATGACTGTAGTCGTAATGTTTATTACAGTTGCTATACCCGTTTCACTGCTCATCACGGTAACGGTAGCACAGGCAATAGAGTTGGTAAATAATATACAATCTACTACTTCTACTGGTTCATTTTCTGATGCTGTAGACAATGCAGTCAATAGTTTAAACGATCAGGCTGCAAGATTACCATTTGTATCTACTAACCCTCTTAGCTCCGATAAGGTTATAAGTTGGCTGCAAGATAATGCATCGACAATTATTAATACTTCGGTAGACTTAATTAAAGGTTTCGCTGGAGGGATAGCAAACTTCTTTACCATGCTCATTATCTTTCTGTTTGTGTTTTCTTCTTTATTAAAAAACCAAAAGGAATTAATGAAGATGCTCAATGAAATTAACCCTCTAGGTGAAACACTCAATAAATTATACCTAAAAAGAATGGGAGACATGACCTCTGCAATGGTGAAAGGTCAGTTTGCCATAGCTGTAGCACAAGGTTTGTCTGGAACACTTTCTCTTTGGATAATTGGGTTTGACTACCTGGCATTTTGGTTCTTTTTATTAACGTTCCTTTCTATCATTCCTTTAGGCGGGGGCATTATATTAATACCTTTAGGTATTGTTTTAATACTAACCGGTAATGTTTGGCAAGGGGTATTTCTCTTAGCATGGCACTTTATCATTACGACAAATATCGATAATATAATGAGACCTAAATTTGTCCCTAAAAGTGCACGAATGGACCCGGCTCTTACAATATTATCTGTTTTTGCAGGAATAGGTATATTTGGGTTTCTTGGTATTGTTATAGGTCCAGTTATTATGATTGTAATCTTATCAACAATTCAAATATACCTAGAATATAAGCGCAAGTATATGAAAGCTTAA
- a CDS encoding disulfide bond formation protein B, whose protein sequence is MIKKIVNNYNELATYFVWGVSWVSVFGSLYFSEIKGFVPCDLCWWQRLLIYPLAIISTVAIIRKDYKNFMYYVLPFGVLGFIVSLYHSLLQWGVIEKNILDCTATGVSCSKPEIEIFGFITIPFLSFLAFTALTIVSGISIYIQHKKVN, encoded by the coding sequence ATGATCAAAAAAATAGTAAACAATTATAATGAACTAGCAACATATTTTGTGTGGGGCGTTTCTTGGGTTAGTGTATTTGGCAGTTTGTATTTTAGTGAAATTAAGGGGTTTGTTCCGTGTGATCTATGTTGGTGGCAACGGTTGTTAATTTACCCTCTGGCAATAATATCAACAGTGGCAATTATTAGAAAAGATTATAAAAACTTTATGTATTACGTACTACCTTTTGGTGTCCTGGGTTTTATTGTTAGTCTTTATCATTCATTACTACAATGGGGTGTTATAGAAAAGAATATACTAGATTGCACCGCCACAGGCGTTTCTTGCTCTAAGCCAGAAATTGAAATATTTGGCTTTATTACAATACCATTTTTATCGTTTTTGGCATTTACAGCATTAACAATAGTTTCGGGTATTAGTATTTATATTCAGCATAAAAAAGTTAACTGA
- a CDS encoding methionine adenosyltransferase: MSKHVKVSESVCAGHPDKLADQISDAILDAALTQDAFARVAAETLVAKDTIILAGELSTTANLDFDSIARNVIKDNGYTHPGWGFSDRSVIINKLHQQSKEISIGVDDDGAGDQGLMYGYATNETDQYLPLPLVLSHTICRLLDEYRVNKTIPYLRPDGKAQVVVEYDGYKPIAVKHITIAVPHDEAVTLDTVKDDLLKLIITPILHEYTLHTPNDIIVNGTGVWHNPGPASDVGLTGRKIVVDTYGGAAKVGGGAFSGKDPSKVDRSGAYAARYIAKNIVANGLADRAEVCLAYYIGAKSPIIQTIDTFGTAHVSEESLRNAMHNLLDCSVKNVIEKLDLRRPIYKATSTYGHFGKQNLPWEKLTNLVH, encoded by the coding sequence ATGTCAAAACATGTAAAGGTGAGTGAGTCTGTGTGTGCTGGGCATCCAGATAAATTAGCAGATCAGATTAGTGATGCTATATTAGACGCCGCATTAACTCAGGATGCATTTGCCAGGGTTGCTGCCGAGACTCTTGTGGCCAAAGACACCATTATACTTGCTGGTGAACTAAGTACGACCGCAAACTTAGATTTTGATTCTATTGCCCGCAATGTAATTAAAGACAATGGCTATACGCACCCCGGTTGGGGCTTTAGCGATCGTTCGGTAATTATAAATAAATTACATCAACAGTCTAAAGAGATTTCTATTGGAGTAGATGATGACGGGGCTGGAGATCAGGGATTGATGTATGGGTATGCAACAAACGAAACAGATCAGTACTTGCCATTACCTTTGGTGTTATCGCACACAATATGCAGATTATTAGACGAGTATAGGGTGAACAAAACAATACCTTATCTAAGGCCTGATGGTAAAGCACAAGTAGTCGTAGAATATGATGGCTATAAACCGATTGCTGTTAAGCACATTACCATAGCAGTGCCTCATGATGAGGCTGTTACGCTTGATACAGTTAAAGATGACCTATTAAAATTAATAATTACTCCAATATTGCACGAATATACATTACATACTCCAAACGACATTATTGTGAATGGCACTGGTGTATGGCACAACCCAGGGCCTGCCAGTGACGTAGGTTTAACAGGGCGCAAAATAGTCGTAGATACGTATGGTGGTGCTGCAAAAGTAGGCGGAGGAGCGTTTAGTGGTAAAGATCCTAGTAAAGTCGATAGGTCGGGTGCGTATGCAGCGAGATATATTGCCAAAAACATAGTTGCGAATGGCTTAGCCGACAGGGCTGAAGTGTGTTTAGCATATTATATTGGCGCGAAGTCCCCAATTATTCAGACAATTGATACGTTTGGTACTGCTCACGTTTCTGAAGAATCTTTACGTAACGCGATGCATAATCTTTTAGATTGCTCTGTTAAGAATGTGATTGAAAAACTGGACTTAAGAAGACCTATATATAAAGCAACCAGTACCTATGGACACTTTGGTAAGCAAAACTTACCATGGGAAAAACTAACTAATTTGGTACACTAA
- a CDS encoding FAD-binding oxidoreductase, translated as MNDLKQQISNIIEGEVDDSPEVKEFYSHDASMFELAPQIVAYPKNAADIKKIVSFVAENKKNQPELSVTVRSGGTCMSGGAVNDSIVLDVQKHMNAIGDVSPTKASAQPGMWYRDFEKETLKVKAIMPSYPASRDLCTVGGMVANNAGGEKSLQYGKTEKYIDQLKVILGDGNEYIVKALNKSELDAKIAQNDYEGNIYKQLFELVDNNYDEIKNAKPHISKDSTGYHIWDVWDRETGIFDITQVMVGSQGTLGIVTDVTFRLVPAPTHSGTLVVFLRKIDDLGDLINKVLEHKPATFEGFDNYTLMLSFKLFFYFHKTLGWAGLTKLAFQLIPDALMLFRGIPKMVLLVEFNGDTQDEVRQKVHHMREDLKPFGHEALFEEDGGQDQAKKFWIMRRESFNLLRKKVKNKHTAPFMDDLIVPPQTLPHFLPEVRAIINKYKLLATIAGHMGDGNFHIIPLMKIEDEKEKAKLEPAMHEINELVLKYGGSLSGEHNDGMIRGPWLKDMYGPAVFAYFQTVKNIFDPENIFNPHKKTDSDWQFSMAHLREHF; from the coding sequence ATGAATGATTTAAAACAACAAATCTCAAACATTATTGAAGGTGAAGTTGATGACTCGCCAGAAGTGAAAGAATTTTATAGCCATGACGCAAGTATGTTTGAACTTGCTCCACAAATCGTAGCCTATCCTAAAAACGCCGCGGATATAAAAAAAATTGTATCGTTTGTGGCCGAAAATAAGAAAAACCAGCCAGAATTATCTGTGACTGTACGCAGTGGTGGGACATGCATGTCTGGTGGTGCAGTCAATGACTCTATCGTGCTTGATGTCCAAAAACATATGAACGCCATTGGTGACGTTTCACCCACAAAAGCTAGTGCCCAGCCTGGTATGTGGTACCGCGATTTTGAAAAAGAAACACTAAAAGTAAAGGCAATTATGCCCAGCTATCCTGCATCAAGAGATTTATGCACTGTTGGGGGTATGGTTGCGAATAATGCCGGTGGTGAAAAGTCTCTTCAATACGGTAAGACAGAAAAATATATAGACCAACTAAAAGTTATTTTAGGTGATGGCAATGAATACATCGTAAAAGCACTAAATAAAAGTGAACTTGATGCAAAAATAGCTCAGAATGATTACGAAGGAAATATCTATAAACAATTATTTGAACTCGTAGATAACAATTATGATGAAATCAAAAACGCCAAACCACACATAAGTAAGGATTCTACGGGGTACCATATTTGGGATGTGTGGGATAGGGAAACGGGTATTTTTGATATTACCCAAGTCATGGTGGGATCGCAAGGTACGTTGGGTATTGTTACAGATGTTACGTTTCGGCTTGTACCTGCACCGACACACTCAGGAACTTTAGTCGTATTCTTACGAAAAATCGATGATCTAGGAGATTTAATTAATAAAGTTCTTGAACATAAACCAGCCACATTTGAAGGGTTTGATAACTATACACTTATGCTCAGTTTTAAATTATTCTTCTATTTTCACAAAACTCTAGGCTGGGCAGGGCTCACGAAACTAGCTTTTCAGCTAATACCAGACGCACTGATGTTATTCCGCGGGATTCCAAAGATGGTATTGCTCGTCGAGTTCAATGGTGACACTCAAGATGAAGTCAGACAAAAAGTACACCACATGCGCGAAGACTTAAAGCCGTTTGGGCATGAAGCGCTATTTGAAGAAGACGGTGGGCAAGACCAAGCTAAAAAATTTTGGATTATGCGCCGCGAGAGTTTTAACTTATTGCGCAAAAAAGTAAAAAACAAGCACACCGCCCCATTTATGGATGACCTTATTGTGCCACCACAAACCTTACCTCACTTTTTGCCTGAAGTAAGGGCAATTATTAATAAGTACAAATTACTGGCAACAATTGCAGGGCACATGGGCGATGGTAACTTTCATATCATTCCGCTTATGAAGATAGAGGATGAAAAAGAAAAAGCTAAATTAGAGCCAGCCATGCATGAAATTAATGAATTAGTACTAAAATACGGTGGCAGCCTAAGCGGTGAGCATAACGATGGTATGATACGCGGGCCCTGGCTAAAAGATATGTATGGCCCTGCAGTATTTGCTTATTTTCAAACAGTTAAAAATATATTTGACCCAGAAAATATCTTTAATCCACACAAAAAGACTGATTCTGATTGGCAGTTTAGTATGGCCCACTTGCGCGAGCACTTTTAA